The following are encoded in a window of Bacteroidota bacterium genomic DNA:
- a CDS encoding enoyl-CoA hydratase/isomerase family protein: MKVSDTELRCLRIERALATGAPEPSCVRLTLTGSKGNILTRAAMEELRKSLAAIKQDPTVKAVIITGEGKHFSFGASVEEHTRVHAADMIHDFHGLIQDIATLGIPVISVVSGYCLGGAMEVVLATNLIFADETAVFGQPEIKLGVFPPPASLLLPLKIGYGRAEEVLLTGENIPAASAYAMGLVNRLYQTTEALRDGADDWIRTHLLPKSASSLRFATQAERSVFTETLRVHLPRLERLYVHELMETHDANEGIAAFLEKRKPEWMSAPKIADIQGVINESD, encoded by the coding sequence ATGAAGGTCTCTGACACAGAACTGAGATGCCTTCGCATTGAGCGTGCGCTTGCCACTGGCGCGCCCGAGCCCTCGTGCGTGCGTCTCACATTGACGGGTAGCAAGGGCAATATCCTTACTCGTGCGGCGATGGAGGAATTGCGGAAATCGCTTGCTGCAATCAAACAGGATCCGACGGTCAAGGCCGTTATTATTACCGGAGAGGGAAAACACTTCTCATTTGGTGCGAGTGTCGAGGAACATACACGCGTACATGCCGCCGATATGATCCACGATTTCCATGGCTTAATTCAGGACATCGCGACGCTTGGGATTCCAGTCATCAGCGTTGTTTCCGGATATTGTCTCGGCGGCGCAATGGAAGTGGTGCTTGCCACAAATCTCATTTTTGCCGATGAGACGGCGGTCTTCGGTCAGCCGGAAATCAAGCTTGGGGTCTTTCCACCACCTGCCTCGCTCCTGCTTCCGCTCAAGATTGGCTATGGTCGCGCCGAGGAAGTATTGCTTACCGGTGAGAATATCCCCGCGGCGAGCGCCTATGCAATGGGCCTTGTCAATCGATTGTACCAAACGACAGAGGCCCTGCGGGACGGCGCCGATGATTGGATTCGCACGCATCTCCTTCCGAAAAGTGCGAGTTCTCTTCGGTTTGCCACGCAAGCAGAACGATCGGTTTTTACAGAGACACTTCGAGTGCACCTTCCGCGGCTCGAACGACTCTATGTCCATGAACTTATGGAGACCCACGATGCCAACGAAGGGATCGCGGCATTTCTCGAAAAACGAAAACCAGAATGGATGAGCGCGCCAAAGATCGCGGACATCCAAGGAGTAATCAATGAAAGCGATTGA
- the oah gene encoding 6-oxocyclohex-1-ene-1-carbonyl-CoA hydratase, whose protein sequence is MKQLINHNLVRAEYSHINFEKRPCRTSTGEAIDGLFNAWIVLNNPDQYNSYTTEMIKEVILAFREASNDRSVSSVVFTAVGDKAFCTGGNTKEYAEYYAGNPPEYKQYMRLFNDMVSAILMCDKPVINRVNGMRIGGGQEIGMACDYSIAQDLARFGQAGPKHGSAPDGGSTDFLHLFVGIERAMFSCTVCEPWTAHEAYRYGLITEVVPATRIDGAWVPNPLVVTDRWVDESGQLVYGTMKTGTALADGKALMKRATIDLSKLDDAVERLCMKLMNTFPNCLTKTLGSVRKKKLEHWDANKESNREWLGLNMMTEASAGFKAFNDGPKEHREVDFIRLRQLLAEGTPWTEELVREISPQFAQV, encoded by the coding sequence ATGAAGCAACTCATCAATCACAATTTGGTGCGGGCCGAATACTCGCACATCAACTTCGAGAAGCGCCCCTGCAGGACCAGTACCGGCGAAGCCATCGATGGCTTGTTCAATGCCTGGATTGTCCTGAACAATCCCGATCAGTATAACTCCTATACGACCGAGATGATCAAAGAGGTGATCCTCGCATTTCGCGAAGCCTCTAACGATCGCAGCGTGTCCTCCGTGGTATTCACCGCCGTCGGTGACAAAGCATTTTGCACCGGCGGCAATACCAAAGAATATGCCGAGTACTATGCCGGGAATCCGCCAGAGTACAAGCAGTACATGCGGCTTTTCAACGATATGGTCTCGGCCATTCTCATGTGTGATAAGCCGGTCATCAATCGTGTCAATGGTATGCGCATTGGTGGTGGGCAGGAGATTGGCATGGCCTGCGATTACTCTATCGCACAGGACCTCGCTCGGTTTGGTCAGGCTGGACCGAAGCATGGGAGTGCTCCGGATGGCGGCTCGACAGACTTCCTTCATCTGTTCGTAGGCATCGAGCGTGCGATGTTTTCCTGTACGGTCTGTGAACCCTGGACCGCACACGAAGCCTATCGATATGGTCTCATCACAGAAGTCGTGCCTGCAACTCGCATTGATGGCGCTTGGGTACCGAATCCGTTAGTGGTCACCGATCGCTGGGTCGATGAGAGTGGCCAGCTTGTATACGGTACGATGAAGACCGGTACTGCGCTCGCCGATGGCAAGGCGCTAATGAAGCGGGCGACGATTGATCTTTCGAAGCTCGATGACGCAGTCGAACGGCTGTGCATGAAGCTCATGAACACATTCCCGAACTGCCTCACAAAGACGCTTGGATCGGTGCGAAAGAAGAAGCTCGAGCATTGGGATGCGAATAAAGAGAGCAATCGCGAGTGGCTCGGGCTCAATATGATGACCGAAGCTTCTGCTGGCTTCAAGGCATTCAATGACGGGCCGAAGGAGCATCGCGAGGTCGATTTTATCCGACTGAGACAATTGCTCGCCGAAGGTACTCCCTGGACCGAAGAACTCGTTCGAGAAATTTCTCCGCAATTTGCGCAAGTATGA
- the had gene encoding 6-hydroxycyclohex-1-ene-1-carbonyl-CoA dehydrogenase produces the protein MAKTLSSWRMVARDADLVQTSIPIPTLAAGEALIKIAGCGVCHTDIGFWHDGVATRHALPLTLGHEISGVVEDGPTELIGRSVIIPAVLPCGECELCTSGRSNICRNQKMPGNDFDGGFASHITVPARFLCPVPERLLQHHDLATLSVIADAVATPYQAVRKSGLVAGDLAIVVGIGGVGIYGALIAKLYGGKVLAIDISDERLASASAMGIPATLNTSGLELKAIKSKVRELATKLGTPTNGWKIFEFSGTKAGQELAFNLMSYASTVSIVGFTMDKMEVRLSNLMAFDATMIGTWACKPELYPEILDLFADGRLTVEPFVEKFPMDDINQIFHNTLAHKYTKRSVLVPNGNPLRP, from the coding sequence ATGGCAAAGACACTCTCCTCCTGGCGCATGGTCGCCCGCGATGCGGACTTGGTGCAGACCTCGATTCCGATTCCGACGTTAGCGGCGGGCGAGGCACTCATCAAAATTGCCGGCTGCGGCGTGTGCCACACCGACATTGGATTCTGGCACGATGGCGTAGCGACGCGTCATGCGTTGCCTCTGACACTTGGTCACGAGATCAGCGGCGTGGTCGAGGATGGACCAACCGAACTCATCGGACGTAGTGTCATTATTCCGGCAGTCTTGCCATGCGGTGAGTGCGAGCTGTGCACGTCCGGTCGAAGCAATATTTGCCGCAATCAGAAGATGCCGGGTAACGATTTTGACGGAGGCTTTGCCTCGCACATCACTGTGCCTGCTCGCTTTCTCTGTCCGGTACCCGAGCGACTGCTGCAACATCATGATCTTGCAACGCTCAGTGTGATCGCGGATGCGGTGGCCACCCCATATCAGGCCGTGAGGAAGTCTGGCCTTGTGGCCGGCGATCTTGCGATTGTTGTTGGAATCGGCGGCGTCGGCATTTATGGCGCGCTGATCGCCAAGCTGTACGGTGGCAAGGTGCTCGCTATCGACATCAGCGATGAGCGGCTTGCATCGGCCTCGGCCATGGGCATTCCCGCAACACTGAATACAAGCGGACTCGAACTTAAGGCTATCAAGAGCAAAGTGCGCGAACTCGCGACGAAGCTTGGAACTCCCACCAACGGCTGGAAGATCTTCGAATTTTCTGGTACGAAGGCGGGACAAGAACTGGCATTCAATCTTATGTCCTATGCCTCAACGGTTTCGATCGTTGGCTTCACGATGGATAAGATGGAAGTCCGCCTGAGCAATCTCATGGCCTTCGATGCGACGATGATCGGCACCTGGGCTTGCAAGCCGGAGCTGTATCCGGAGATTCTGGATCTCTTCGCGGATGGCCGGCTCACTGTCGAGCCGTTTGTCGAGAAATTTCCGATGGACGATATCAATCAAATATTTCATAATACGCTCGCGCACAAATACACGAAACGCTCAGTCCTCGTACCGAACGGCAATCCATTACGACCATGA
- a CDS encoding thiolase family protein, translated as MKSFHHSERGIGITFDDIVLLGGARTPFGDLGGSLSRISPTDLGIIASRGALERTGTSPADVDQAIIANIGQASYDAYFVARHIALYAGLPIGVPALQVQRICASGIETMVTGAEQIMLGKADTVLCCGAESMSLAPTASFGNRMGYHLGQVVFKDMLWEALDDTAAGFSMGQTGENVAEKYGILRADTDAFGKCSQDRAAKAQERGYFAPEITEVQSTTFAVEGLQPRAIRVGKKGSIVSKDEHIRATTAEALAGLPTSFRKDGVQTAGNSAAIVDGASAVIISSGSKAASRNGSKPLARLVAAATCGVDPKYMGIGPVPAIQLLLELAGLTVSDIGLFEINEAFAAQVIACERVLGLDHEKVNVNGGAVALGHPLAATGTRLALTVARSLQERNVRFGIATACIGGGQGTAMLLENLN; from the coding sequence ATGAAGAGTTTTCATCATTCTGAGCGCGGAATCGGCATTACGTTCGATGACATCGTCCTTCTCGGAGGAGCTCGGACTCCGTTCGGAGATTTGGGCGGCTCGCTTTCGCGCATTTCACCGACAGATCTCGGTATCATTGCTTCGCGGGGTGCACTTGAACGGACCGGCACGTCCCCAGCCGATGTCGATCAGGCCATCATCGCGAATATCGGACAGGCGAGTTATGATGCGTATTTCGTAGCGCGACATATCGCACTCTATGCTGGCCTTCCAATCGGAGTCCCGGCGCTTCAAGTGCAGCGGATCTGCGCATCGGGAATTGAAACGATGGTGACCGGCGCGGAACAGATCATGCTTGGCAAGGCAGACACGGTGCTATGCTGCGGCGCCGAGAGTATGTCGCTTGCTCCGACGGCTAGCTTCGGCAATCGGATGGGCTATCACTTAGGGCAAGTCGTTTTCAAGGACATGCTTTGGGAAGCACTGGATGATACAGCAGCCGGATTCTCAATGGGGCAAACCGGTGAAAATGTTGCCGAGAAATACGGCATCCTGCGCGCAGACACGGACGCCTTTGGCAAGTGCTCACAAGACCGCGCGGCCAAGGCCCAGGAACGCGGATACTTCGCGCCTGAGATCACCGAGGTCCAATCCACAACATTTGCAGTTGAAGGATTGCAGCCACGGGCAATTCGCGTCGGTAAGAAGGGCAGCATCGTGTCGAAGGACGAGCATATTCGTGCGACGACCGCCGAAGCCCTTGCCGGGTTGCCAACATCGTTCCGGAAGGATGGTGTGCAAACGGCTGGAAACAGTGCAGCAATTGTGGATGGCGCCAGCGCGGTCATCATTAGTTCGGGCTCCAAAGCTGCTTCGCGAAATGGGTCGAAGCCGCTGGCTCGTCTCGTCGCTGCTGCAACGTGTGGCGTCGATCCAAAGTATATGGGCATCGGCCCCGTACCGGCAATTCAATTGCTCCTCGAGTTGGCTGGTCTGACTGTTTCTGATATCGGACTCTTCGAAATCAACGAAGCATTTGCGGCGCAAGTAATTGCATGCGAGCGGGTGCTCGGACTAGATCACGAGAAAGTAAACGTGAATGGTGGAGCCGTTGCGCTCGGGCATCCGCTCGCGGCGACAGGCACGCGGCTCGCGCTCACCGTTGCTCGCTCGCTGCAGGAGCGCAACGTCCGTTTCGGTATCGCCACCGCATGTATTGGCGGCGGCCAAGGCACGGCGATGCTACTCGAAAATCTCAACTAA
- a CDS encoding 2-dehydropantoate 2-reductase: MEQTQMGEPKRKQIAVVGLGPVGQILAVHLQEAAQQANGEEFDVLLCDLDKARMHLIQKEGIELSGVMRKKATFEHLFTSVRDLLAVKPDIIVFCVKAYHLAGLIREMADFPRAGTLFISVQNGIDTELELAEAFGESNTFRMVVNYAGNHRAPNVIGVSFFNPPNYIASIDDSKTEEARWWADLLSSVHLDTLAVDSFEILRRVWEKTILNSSLSALCGVAQMNMKEVMALPDMVDIIEQVIMESIAIAKAENIHFEVNFIRHCMRYLRKSGSHFPSLAVDLMHKRPTEIDYLNGKFVEYGKKHYLPTPMHLAFTNMVKAITQKSLAVQGAAPVRPSIQRGQFALPNIPAEANGQSGKYYLGVDLGSAYTKIVVINDQRDVLYHEVVKTLTRDKKPLANTLDEVRDRFPIHTICATGYGREQFPGADVTKTEIHCAARGVFQLTGAGSNIIDIGAEDIKIITIDKSGAVKHFYMNSKCASGTGAFLTEMAEKVEIPIDEMSKLAALSSTAKELNSFCTVFAKTEVMKWSFDQVPIEDIARGVYLSLANRIHKLKTDSDLPIVLAGGVIAYHPFLRTLLAERFQKPVSIVSNPQFCVAFGAALFAQRHANIQPVSPTQAPTSVATVTSCPDEKSSIPLPILTEATA, from the coding sequence ATGGAACAAACACAGATGGGCGAACCAAAACGCAAGCAGATTGCAGTCGTAGGACTGGGGCCCGTCGGCCAGATCCTCGCGGTGCACTTACAGGAAGCTGCGCAACAAGCGAATGGCGAAGAATTCGACGTATTGCTGTGCGATTTGGATAAGGCGCGGATGCACCTTATTCAAAAGGAGGGTATCGAATTGTCCGGCGTCATGCGCAAGAAGGCAACGTTCGAACATCTCTTCACGTCAGTTCGCGACTTGCTGGCCGTGAAGCCAGATATCATCGTGTTCTGTGTCAAGGCCTATCATCTCGCGGGGCTCATCCGTGAGATGGCGGACTTTCCGAGAGCAGGAACGTTGTTCATTAGCGTACAAAACGGGATCGATACCGAACTGGAATTGGCCGAGGCGTTTGGTGAATCGAACACATTTCGGATGGTGGTCAATTATGCCGGCAACCATCGAGCACCAAACGTGATCGGCGTCAGCTTCTTCAATCCACCGAATTACATCGCCTCAATCGATGACTCGAAAACCGAAGAGGCTCGCTGGTGGGCTGATCTGCTTTCGAGCGTGCATCTGGATACGCTGGCTGTCGATTCCTTCGAGATTCTCCGTCGGGTTTGGGAAAAGACAATTCTCAATTCCTCTCTGAGCGCACTTTGTGGTGTCGCTCAAATGAACATGAAGGAGGTCATGGCCCTGCCCGATATGGTCGATATCATCGAGCAGGTCATCATGGAGTCCATTGCGATTGCAAAAGCCGAAAACATTCATTTTGAAGTGAATTTCATTCGGCACTGCATGCGCTATCTCCGCAAGTCGGGAAGTCACTTTCCATCGCTTGCCGTTGATTTAATGCACAAGCGGCCAACCGAGATCGATTATCTCAACGGCAAGTTTGTCGAATACGGCAAGAAACACTATCTGCCAACGCCGATGCACCTGGCGTTCACAAATATGGTGAAGGCGATCACGCAAAAATCGTTGGCCGTTCAGGGTGCAGCTCCGGTGCGACCATCAATTCAGCGTGGTCAATTTGCACTGCCGAATATTCCGGCAGAAGCCAACGGCCAGAGTGGTAAATACTATCTCGGTGTCGATCTTGGTTCGGCTTACACGAAGATCGTCGTCATCAACGACCAGCGCGATGTCCTGTACCATGAAGTGGTCAAGACACTCACGCGAGATAAGAAACCACTTGCCAATACCCTCGATGAGGTCCGAGACCGCTTCCCGATTCACACAATTTGTGCGACCGGATATGGACGCGAGCAATTTCCCGGCGCGGACGTAACCAAGACGGAGATCCACTGTGCGGCACGTGGAGTCTTCCAACTGACAGGCGCAGGCTCCAACATCATTGATATCGGCGCCGAAGATATCAAGATCATTACTATCGATAAGAGTGGCGCCGTAAAGCATTTTTATATGAACTCGAAGTGTGCCTCTGGCACCGGCGCGTTCCTGACGGAGATGGCCGAGAAGGTCGAAATCCCGATCGACGAGATGAGTAAACTCGCCGCATTGTCTTCGACCGCAAAAGAGCTGAACAGTTTTTGTACGGTCTTTGCAAAGACCGAAGTAATGAAATGGAGCTTCGATCAAGTACCGATCGAAGATATCGCCCGAGGCGTCTATCTTTCATTAGCCAACCGTATCCATAAACTGAAGACCGATTCGGATCTTCCGATCGTGCTTGCGGGCGGTGTCATCGCTTACCATCCATTCCTCCGGACTTTGTTGGCCGAGCGATTTCAGAAGCCGGTTAGCATAGTTTCCAACCCACAGTTTTGCGTGGCATTTGGCGCGGCATTATTTGCGCAGCGCCATGCTAATATCCAGCCCGTGTCGCCGACGCAAGCGCCGACATCAGTGGCCACGGTAACCTCCTGCCCGGATGAGAAATCATCCATACCACTTCCCATCCTTACAGAAGCAACTGCATGA
- a CDS encoding 2-hydroxyacyl-CoA dehydratase family protein, translated as MATQELHSTQLLKETMRKYFARLGECEQTGKKVAWCTSTGPAELLRAFGFEVYFPENHGALLGATRQASDFIPVAVKQGYAADICSYLTSDIGAFLEGKTPLTQHYGLSHVPRPDVLAVTTNQCREVQDWFSFYARHFNVPLVTVNPPRFVDEVTSEHVADVRRQFESLIPILEQVSGVHFDIDRFRETVRLSKEASVLWRLVLETAKTSPAPLNFFDGCIHMGPIVVLRGTEYAVSYYEALLVEVMGRVGTGVGVAPNEICRIYWDGMPIWGKLRAISNLFHSNNSVVVASTYCNSWILDTMDETNPFESTALAYTQIFINRSEQAKEKMLAELMEEYRVDGIIYHDARTCFNNTNSRFGMPPRLQAVTGVPSLVIEGDLCDLRFFSEGQSITKIEAFLEQLVDAKLGVEA; from the coding sequence ATGGCAACCCAGGAATTGCACTCGACGCAACTGCTCAAAGAGACCATGCGGAAGTATTTCGCCCGGTTGGGCGAGTGCGAGCAGACTGGAAAGAAAGTTGCCTGGTGTACAAGTACCGGCCCGGCTGAACTATTGCGGGCGTTTGGATTCGAAGTGTATTTTCCGGAGAACCATGGTGCACTGCTTGGCGCAACCCGGCAGGCAAGCGATTTTATTCCGGTCGCTGTCAAGCAAGGATATGCTGCGGACATCTGCTCCTATCTTACCAGTGACATTGGTGCGTTCCTCGAGGGCAAAACGCCGCTAACCCAGCACTATGGCTTGAGCCATGTTCCGCGCCCAGATGTCCTGGCCGTGACGACAAATCAATGCCGAGAGGTACAGGACTGGTTCTCCTTCTACGCTCGGCATTTCAATGTTCCGCTCGTGACAGTCAATCCACCGCGGTTTGTAGATGAGGTTACATCCGAGCACGTTGCCGACGTACGGCGCCAATTTGAATCACTCATCCCGATCCTCGAACAGGTCAGCGGCGTCCATTTTGATATCGATCGGTTTCGCGAAACCGTCAGGCTCAGTAAGGAAGCGTCAGTCTTGTGGCGGTTGGTCCTTGAGACGGCAAAAACCTCACCTGCTCCACTCAACTTCTTCGATGGCTGCATTCACATGGGACCGATTGTGGTCTTGCGCGGTACTGAATACGCAGTGAGCTACTACGAAGCGCTCCTCGTCGAGGTCATGGGCCGGGTCGGCACCGGGGTTGGTGTTGCCCCGAATGAGATTTGCCGGATCTACTGGGATGGAATGCCGATCTGGGGCAAGCTGCGTGCGATCTCCAATCTGTTTCACTCCAACAATTCGGTTGTGGTTGCATCGACTTACTGCAACAGTTGGATTCTCGACACGATGGACGAGACGAACCCATTCGAATCGACCGCGCTCGCTTATACTCAAATCTTCATCAATCGGAGCGAACAAGCCAAAGAGAAAATGCTTGCCGAACTCATGGAGGAGTATCGCGTCGACGGGATCATTTACCATGATGCTCGGACCTGTTTCAACAATACGAATTCCCGGTTCGGAATGCCGCCAAGGCTGCAGGCGGTGACTGGTGTGCCCTCCCTGGTAATCGAAGGCGATCTTTGTGATTTGCGATTCTTCTCGGAAGGACAGTCCATCACCAAGATCGAAGCGTTTCTGGAACAACTGGTGGATGCCAAGCTCGGAGTGGAAGCCTGA
- a CDS encoding AMP-binding protein has protein sequence MSDSVSTILTNTQGSPLGPVVPNIASMLEHNVRHLPRGGTFCQLTRNGWQGPNWLNLVETVCMIARGLRENGLREGEAVAIVSQNRLEMLELELAVMASGGVAVPIFPFYPPAMLDHLLEFSGARIVAVQGAAQLQRMSPTSQIERLFVFDDVRDVRFPDLLPFGLLTEGVVRQTDDAHLDPFDLSALSFGADPDAICLRQYTSGTTAKRKLVELSHRNILSQQAALEEVWNLNENDRLLSYLPWHHSFGGIFELFTSLYRRVPMWLEPSFGKDPRSILEQWEQIRPTAFFSVPRVYQSLVDLVRGDREALEAFFHPDLKFVFTAAAPLPEFVAREFEQHGVRIIEGWGLTETSPCCTITGVQSKRKSGIVGHPIPGIELRIASDGEIQVHGPNVMRGYFANDEANAASFTEDGWFRTGDIGSLSEEGLRLIGRNDRIFKLSNGEKIVSADIERALQGACPYLTFVVLEGRGEKFPVALLFPNRGLLRGQGHESDHPANAGCVCPRSLDDLSQCLHGCLVEANETITPKFARVPYAILVDDELSIDSGTLTPSMKVIPDKVVAAYRSAIDRIYRNVESEATPPMGNHFVVALQSSTSAH, from the coding sequence ATGAGCGACTCAGTATCGACTATTCTCACGAACACGCAAGGTTCGCCGCTTGGTCCGGTGGTTCCAAACATTGCATCCATGCTCGAGCACAATGTTCGGCACCTTCCGCGAGGCGGGACCTTTTGCCAACTGACCCGGAATGGGTGGCAGGGTCCGAATTGGTTGAATCTTGTGGAGACCGTCTGCATGATTGCACGCGGACTTCGCGAGAACGGACTTCGTGAAGGTGAGGCCGTTGCGATCGTTTCGCAGAATCGGCTGGAGATGCTGGAACTCGAGCTGGCCGTGATGGCAAGCGGAGGAGTTGCCGTTCCGATCTTTCCGTTTTATCCTCCGGCGATGCTCGATCACCTGCTCGAGTTTTCCGGTGCGCGCATCGTCGCGGTTCAGGGAGCGGCGCAACTCCAGCGCATGTCACCGACGTCACAAATTGAGCGGCTGTTTGTATTTGATGATGTGCGAGATGTGCGATTTCCGGATTTATTGCCATTCGGATTGCTTACGGAGGGTGTCGTTCGTCAAACGGATGATGCGCATCTGGATCCATTCGATCTTTCCGCACTTTCATTCGGCGCCGATCCTGATGCGATTTGCCTGCGGCAATATACCTCGGGTACGACAGCAAAACGAAAATTAGTCGAGCTCTCCCATCGGAATATCCTTTCGCAGCAGGCGGCGCTCGAGGAAGTCTGGAATTTGAACGAGAACGATCGGCTGCTCTCGTATTTGCCATGGCATCATAGTTTCGGTGGGATTTTCGAGTTGTTTACCTCGCTCTACCGCCGCGTGCCGATGTGGCTCGAACCATCATTTGGAAAGGACCCTCGGTCGATTCTCGAACAGTGGGAGCAAATCCGCCCGACCGCATTCTTTAGTGTGCCGCGCGTCTATCAATCGCTCGTTGATCTGGTGCGTGGCGATCGTGAAGCACTCGAGGCGTTCTTCCATCCGGATTTGAAATTTGTTTTTACCGCAGCGGCTCCATTGCCGGAGTTCGTGGCGCGTGAGTTCGAACAGCATGGGGTCCGAATCATCGAAGGGTGGGGGCTTACCGAAACCTCTCCATGCTGCACGATCACCGGAGTTCAGTCGAAACGCAAATCCGGAATTGTTGGGCATCCCATACCTGGTATCGAATTGCGAATTGCATCTGATGGCGAAATCCAAGTTCATGGTCCAAATGTGATGCGCGGATATTTTGCCAACGACGAGGCCAATGCGGCCTCGTTTACCGAAGATGGATGGTTCCGAACAGGTGACATTGGGTCGCTTAGTGAGGAAGGCCTTCGGCTTATTGGCAGAAACGATCGGATCTTCAAACTATCGAATGGGGAGAAGATCGTTTCGGCTGACATCGAGCGCGCGCTGCAGGGCGCCTGTCCTTACCTGACATTTGTCGTGCTCGAAGGCCGCGGGGAGAAGTTTCCGGTGGCATTGCTCTTTCCAAATCGCGGGCTTCTTCGTGGTCAGGGCCACGAATCAGACCATCCTGCTAACGCGGGATGCGTATGTCCGCGATCGCTCGATGATCTTTCGCAGTGCTTGCATGGCTGCCTGGTAGAGGCAAACGAGACGATCACGCCGAAATTTGCGCGCGTTCCCTATGCGATCCTCGTCGATGACGAACTCTCGATCGATAGCGGTACCCTAACGCCTTCGATGAAAGTAATTCCGGACAAAGTTGTCGCTGCATATCGCTCGGCAATCGATCGTATCTATCGCAATGTCGAATCCGAGGCTACCCCTCCAATGGGCAATCACTTCGTCGTAGCACTTCAATCTTCCACGTCTGCTCATTAG
- a CDS encoding BadF/BadG/BcrA/BcrD ATPase family protein, with protein sequence MSENRFIYTLGIDVGGSVIKAVLTEYSEDDRGVAQTRVVRRRMEKIRKRNPVPVADDLIKSIADDYGIGLDGVSYIASTGEGEMVERKTGHFYGMTTHARGAHSFCAEARTVVDMGALYARAIKIDSTGRVLDHKMTGQCASGSGQFIENISRYLGLSIEEVGDISLQATNPEQPSGICAVLAETDVINMVSRGIATQNIIKGIHLSVATRIVRLLLSLKAESPIVLTGGLGLNKGMVQAVEELLAKDTKQQYTVLTHPAPIYAGAIGASLWGGYRYFRLGRNGRNGTENRVPTEGVMRG encoded by the coding sequence ATGAGCGAGAACCGGTTCATATACACGCTCGGCATCGATGTCGGCGGCAGTGTCATCAAGGCGGTTCTCACGGAATATTCGGAGGATGATCGCGGCGTGGCACAGACACGTGTGGTCCGCCGGCGAATGGAGAAGATTCGTAAGCGTAACCCGGTCCCGGTAGCCGACGATTTAATCAAGAGTATTGCCGATGATTATGGGATTGGCCTCGATGGCGTATCCTATATCGCGTCGACGGGCGAGGGCGAAATGGTCGAACGCAAGACCGGTCACTTTTATGGAATGACCACGCACGCACGTGGAGCACACAGTTTCTGTGCAGAGGCACGGACTGTCGTCGACATGGGCGCCCTGTATGCCCGCGCAATCAAGATCGACTCGACTGGCCGAGTGCTCGATCATAAGATGACGGGTCAGTGTGCTTCTGGTTCAGGGCAATTTATCGAGAATATCTCCCGCTATCTAGGCCTTTCAATCGAAGAGGTCGGAGATATTTCGCTCCAGGCGACTAATCCCGAGCAACCCTCGGGGATCTGCGCGGTCCTGGCCGAGACGGACGTCATCAACATGGTTTCGCGGGGTATTGCGACCCAGAATATCATTAAGGGAATCCATCTTTCGGTGGCGACGCGCATTGTTCGATTGCTTTTGTCGCTCAAAGCCGAATCACCGATCGTACTGACCGGCGGGCTCGGACTGAACAAAGGCATGGTACAGGCCGTCGAAGAATTGCTCGCGAAGGATACTAAACAACAATATACTGTCCTGACGCACCCAGCGCCGATCTATGCCGGAGCAATTGGCGCATCTCTTTGGGGAGGATACCGCTATTTCCGTCTCGGACGGAATGGCCGGAACGGGACGGAGAATCGTGTTCCCACAGAGGGCGTGATGAGGGGTTAA